A part of Methanobrevibacter sp. genomic DNA contains:
- a CDS encoding coenzyme F420-0:L-glutamate ligase, with protein sequence MVIMSIELFGLENIPIIDGNSDISKIIAEAIEKQGCGLLHGDIILIAETLISKAEENFIKLDELTPSVTALELAKMCKKDPKLVEAIIQQSNEVVEVGPNFIITETLHGFVCANAGIDESNVGNGLATPMPRDADKSAFEIREFLEDKFGQEIAVIITDTQGRAFRFGAVGTAIGCSGISPIWKRVGEKDLYGRELETTEIATCDELASAASLIMGQADEGLPAVIIRGFQSFDDLRDVNSTINPVLMPKKFDVFRK encoded by the coding sequence ATGGTTATTATGAGTATTGAATTATTTGGTTTAGAGAATATTCCTATTATTGATGGGAATAGCGATATTTCGAAAATCATTGCAGAAGCTATTGAAAAACAAGGTTGCGGACTTCTTCATGGAGATATTATATTGATTGCTGAAACTTTAATTTCAAAAGCCGAAGAAAATTTCATTAAACTGGATGAGCTGACTCCTTCAGTCACTGCTCTTGAATTGGCCAAGATGTGTAAAAAGGATCCTAAATTGGTGGAGGCTATTATTCAGCAGTCTAACGAAGTTGTTGAAGTGGGTCCAAATTTTATTATAACTGAAACACTTCACGGTTTTGTTTGTGCTAATGCAGGTATTGATGAATCCAATGTAGGTAATGGCCTGGCCACACCTATGCCTCGTGATGCTGATAAATCAGCTTTTGAAATTCGTGAATTTTTAGAAGATAAGTTCGGCCAAGAAATTGCAGTTATTATCACTGATACTCAGGGAAGGGCATTCCGGTTTGGTGCTGTAGGTACTGCAATTGGATGTTCGGGCATTTCCCCGATATGGAAACGAGTCGGTGAGAAGGACTTATATGGTAGAGAACTTGAAACTACCGAGATTGCAACCTGCGATGAATTGGCATCTGCAGCATCTCTTATTATGGGTCAGGCTGATGAAGGTTTGCCTGCTGTTATTATCAGAGGTTTTCAAAGTTTCGATGATTTAAGGGATGTTAATTCAACAATCAATCCTGTGCTCATGCCGAAGAAATTTGATGTATTTAGAAAATAA
- the cofD gene encoding 2-phospho-L-lactate transferase has translation MITVLSGGTGTPKLLQGLKEVIDPGELTIIVNTLENDYFSGVYVSADIDTVLYTMADMINDELWYGVKDDTFITHERLEEIGCEELLRIGDIDRATKIQKTQLMEKYGLNRACEIQARNMGISSRIIPMSEENSDIKIITDIGELEFHDFLIKHQSEPEVLDIKFSNVSPSEGITEAIKNSKAVIIGPSNPITSILPILSLEGVRDALKDTYVIAVSPIIGSDSVSGPANKFMKALDIEVSSVGVALLYKDFLNTMIIDVQDEDKKVEVNQIINKVLLTNTIMNNLDAKKNLAKIIIDCIP, from the coding sequence ATGATTACTGTTTTATCTGGTGGAACTGGTACTCCAAAGTTATTGCAAGGGTTAAAGGAAGTTATTGATCCTGGTGAATTAACAATTATTGTTAATACTTTAGAAAATGATTATTTTTCAGGCGTTTATGTCTCTGCAGACATTGATACCGTATTGTATACCATGGCAGACATGATTAATGATGAGTTATGGTATGGTGTTAAAGACGATACGTTCATAACTCATGAAAGGCTTGAAGAAATTGGTTGTGAGGAATTACTTAGAATCGGAGATATTGACCGTGCAACTAAAATACAAAAGACACAGCTAATGGAAAAATATGGCCTTAATAGGGCATGTGAAATTCAAGCAAGGAATATGGGTATTTCTTCAAGGATTATTCCGATGAGTGAGGAAAATTCAGATATTAAAATTATTACTGACATTGGTGAATTGGAATTCCATGACTTTTTAATTAAGCACCAATCTGAGCCTGAAGTGTTGGATATTAAGTTTTCTAATGTTTCTCCATCTGAAGGAATAACTGAAGCTATTAAAAATTCAAAAGCGGTGATTATCGGTCCATCAAATCCAATTACTTCAATTTTACCAATTTTATCTTTAGAAGGTGTTCGCGATGCCTTAAAAGATACTTATGTTATTGCAGTATCTCCCATTATCGGTTCTGATTCTGTTTCTGGGCCTGCAAACAAGTTTATGAAAGCATTAGATATTGAAGTTTCATCTGTTGGCGTTGCTTTGCTGTATAAAGATTTTTTAAATACGATGATAATTGATGTGCAGGATGAAGACAAAAAAGTTGAGGTAAATCAAATAATTAATAAGGTATTACTTACAAATACCATAATGAATAATTTAGATGCTAAGAAAAATTTGGCTAAAATTATTATTGACTGTATTCCTTAA
- a CDS encoding IMP cyclohydrolase, whose translation MYTGRILSAGMNCDGNSFVAYRVSSRSFPNRQCLKYENRASVVPKEGFEKDIYVNPYITYNCIRIVKDVAIVSNGSQTDVIADKIAVGMDMRDAMAYSLLTMDYEKDDYHTPRIAAVVSSSTDEDEYECFIGIVNDKKIFVEQVPYGKAAFISTYGSQLPDAVDFEAKTSSEGAKYIFDEGIFADYEKPVSSSASVFDGEWTIDVYNP comes from the coding sequence ATGTATACAGGTAGAATTCTATCCGCGGGAATGAACTGTGACGGTAACTCTTTTGTTGCATATAGGGTTTCAAGCAGGTCATTTCCAAATAGGCAATGTTTAAAATATGAAAATCGCGCATCTGTTGTTCCAAAAGAAGGATTTGAAAAGGATATTTATGTAAATCCATATATTACCTACAATTGTATCCGTATTGTGAAGGATGTTGCAATTGTATCTAATGGATCTCAAACAGATGTTATAGCAGATAAAATAGCTGTAGGAATGGATATGAGGGATGCGATGGCATATTCATTACTTACAATGGACTATGAAAAAGATGATTATCATACTCCAAGAATTGCGGCTGTTGTTTCATCAAGTACTGATGAAGATGAATACGAATGTTTCATTGGCATAGTCAATGATAAAAAAATATTTGTTGAACAAGTTCCATATGGTAAGGCAGCATTCATTTCAACATATGGCAGTCAATTACCTGATGCTGTTGATTTTGAAGCGAAAACCTCTTCTGAAGGGGCTAAATATATTTTTGATGAAGGTATTTTTGCAGATTATGAAAAGCCGGTTTCTTCTTCAGCATCTGTTTTTGATGGGGAATGGACTATTGATGTTTACAATCCCTAA
- a CDS encoding biopolymer transporter ExbD has translation MAIDVRKHKKKVSDSKLNINLVPFIDILFTIMIFLVVTSNFSATDVQTDDSDVADATGKPNVTDVSGDVEYYVMPVANLHKVTVNGQDRSDAISGNAVGVQARVIDQGQIIIKPGEIDIVTPAGFPADKAVQRPQI, from the coding sequence ATGGCTATTGATGTTAGAAAACATAAAAAGAAAGTTTCTGATAGCAAGTTAAATATTAATTTAGTTCCATTTATTGATATTTTATTCACCATTATGATTTTTTTAGTTGTTACAAGTAATTTTTCAGCTACTGATGTTCAAACCGACGATTCTGATGTTGCGGATGCAACTGGAAAACCTAATGTTACTGATGTTTCTGGGGATGTTGAATATTATGTAATGCCTGTAGCTAATCTACATAAAGTTACAGTAAATGGTCAAGACAGGTCAGATGCAATTTCGGGTAATGCGGTTGGAGTTCAAGCAAGGGTAATTGATCAGGGTCAGATTATAATCAAGCCCGGAGAAATTGATATTGTAACTCCTGCAGGTTTTCCAGCCGATAAAGCGGTTCAACGTCCACAAATTTAA